One genomic region from Xylocopa sonorina isolate GNS202 chromosome 8, iyXylSono1_principal, whole genome shotgun sequence encodes:
- the LOC143426490 gene encoding ubiquitin-protein ligase E3B isoform X3 translates to MFKAEEPSKDSFLQQMKAAREERAHEKDREAAVILIQAYVRGWLTRKRILEEFDTNFLNDGDDTNIKLKPALDVYKIIFKFLYVYKKDKVQERIEKLCRYLVLTLDSESPEISYVGLVLNKDRYISWISQMKKILLNCLTGLENLKPERVTDHKSIHLRLHTLVSFTSPGTWAIQKVEGMEKLKAGMNQLCANIMGHLVNKGFYPIMKTFLVKGLGRVDIALKPIALSAAVTLALRPLISSQMSDKLVSLFLINIFSVPALVYHLNNISSVCISSFIANNLFARSLELLNSEQNLRIVFNALEGSYALCLLANLIQLANIERDEVLKELYFPSFTFVVTKMLEACQQYVVAKQSNLTHWHPILGWLAQKVDTSLQEPIPYVKTQLACLWTGRIVSQLIGQPLTELIEKEIPPPVEQQSTSVGTNIFRRAFLEARTNKNNSTKTYRKLGSPETTRIALICSLYQIALHTLTQMKMEILTGLCYQDKILYHMYLFLGTLGPHCGLKAFLDHLAANTKCTAPEFQMLILFSDCMTHYVTILDDMEMYEQQDPFKLSDFVTISYFLNQFLYKAVLNNLFDVKSVPNNPLFTSLHTLLMAIYRRDCRRTFCPDRHWLAKLIRVSGFLADLEKGRRGAALLLSKMPHVIPHSERVVLFRKHVANEKAVLGLTESACNSTPTTLIVVHRTRIVEDGYRQLAMLPSQALKGVIRVRFVNEQGLAEAGIDQDGVFKEFLEETIKKVFDPSLNLFKVTSENRLYPSPTSSMQDNHLQLFEFVGRMLGKAVYEGIVVDVPFASFFVSQFSGQTGGALYSWLDELASLDRDLYRSLTLVKHYKGDVRQLELTFSLDEDVLGKLVTHELIPGGRAVPVTNENKINYIHLMAHFRMHMQIKDQTAAFIKGFRSIINPEWLALFSTPELQRLISGDNVPLDLRDLRRHTQYYGGFHDSHRVVCWLWDILEKDFSEEERGLFLKFVTSCSKSPLLGFAHLEPPFSIRCVEVGDDEDTGDTIGSVIRGFFTIRKKDPQNRLPTSSTCFNLLKLPNYQKKSTLREKLRYAVTSNTGFELS, encoded by the exons ATGTTCAAAGCTGAGGAGCCGTCCAAAGACAGCTTCCTTCAGCAAATGAAGGCCGCTAGGGAAGAAAGGGCCCACGAGAAAGACAGAGAGGCTGCTGTCATCCTAATACAGGCTTACGTTAGGGGATGGTTGACCCGTAAAAGAATATT AGAAGAATTTGATACGAATTTTCTCAATGATGGTGATGATACAAATATAAAGTTAAAACCTGCTCTGGATGTATACAagattatttttaaatttttgtatGTATATAAAAAAGACAAAGTTCAAGAAAGAATAGAAAAATTGTGTAG GTATTTAGTATTGACTTTAGATTCAGAGTCCCCAGAAATTTCTTATGTAGGACTCGTATTGAACAAAGATCGCTACATATCATGGATATCGCAGATGAAAAAGATATTATTGAATTGTCTGACTGGTTTGGAAAATCTGAAACCAGAAAGAGTAACTGACCACAAATCCATCCATTTAAGATTACATACGTTAGTTAGTTTCACATCACCAGGAACATGGGCGATTCAAAAAGTGGAAGGAATGGAGAAGCTCAAAGCTGGTATGAATCAGCTTTGTGCCAATATAATGGGCCACCTAGTCAACAAAGGGTTCTATCCCATTATGAAA ACTTTTCTAGTGAAGGGATTGGGTAGAGTGGACATTGCTTTAAAACCAATCGCACTTTCAGCTGCGGTTACATTAGCACTAAGACCTTTAATCTCCTCTCAGATGTCGGATAAATTGGTGTCAttgtttttaattaatattttcagtGTACCTGCATTGGTTTATCATCTGAACAATATATCATCAGTA tgTATTTCATCATTTATTGCAAACAATTTATTTGCAAGAAGTCTGGAATTATTAAACTCTGAACAAAATTTAAGAATAGTTTTTAATGCTCTGGAAGGTAGTTATGCATTGTGTTTGTTAGCCAATTTAATACAGTTGGCTAATATTGAGAGAGATGAAGTCTTAAAAGAGCTATATTTTCCATCCTTCACG TTTGTTGTTACCAAAATGTTAGAAGCATGTCAGCAATATGTAGTAGCCAAACAAAGTAATTTAACACACTGGCACCCCATTCTTGGATGGCTTGCACAAAAGGTTGATACATCTTTACAAGAACCTATTCCATATGTAAAAACACAGTTAGCCTGTCTGTGGACAGGAAGGATAGTTTCACAATTGATCG GTCAACCTTTAACAGAACTTATTGAAAAGGAGATACCACCACCAGTAGAACAACAGAGTACATCTGTTGGAACAAACATTTTTAGAAGAGCATTTTTGGAAGCCCgtacaaataaaaataatagcacCAAAACTTATCGAAAATTGGGAAGTCCAGAAACTACTAGGATAGCTTTAATTTGTTCACTTTATCAGATTGCTTTACATACGCTTACACAGATGAAGATGGAAATATTGACTG GTCTGTGTTATCAAGATAAAATTTTGTACCATATGTATCTATTTCTGGGAACACTGGGTCCACATTGTGGCTTGAAAGCATTTTTGGACCATTTAGCTGCTAATACAAAATGTACAGCACCTGAATTTCAAATGTTGATATTATTCTCTGATTGTATGACGCACTACGTCAC AATTTTAGATGATATGGAAATGTACGAACAACAAGATCCATTCAAACTTAGCGACTTTGTAACAATATCGTATTTTTTAAACCAATTTTTATACAAAGCAGTGCTTAATAACTTGTTTG ACGTGAAATCGGTTCCTAATAATCCTCTGTTTACCTCCCTCCATACACTTTTAATGGCAATCTACCGACGGGACTGTAGGCGGACCTTCTGTCCGGATAGGCACTGGTTGGCAAAGTTAA TTCGAGTGTCTGGGTTTCTGGCAGATTTGGAGAAAGGCAGGCGAGGCGCAGCTCTTCTCCTTTCTAAAATGCCTCATGTTATTCCACATTCGGAACGCGTGGTACTATTTCGCAAACATGTCGCaaacgaaaaagcagttttgggTTTAACGGAAAGCGCTTGCAATAGTACCCCGACGACGCTTATCGTTGTTCACAG AACACGTATAGTGGAGGATGGATATCGGCAATTGGCGATGTTGCCTTCTCAAGCGCTTAAAGGCGTGATTAGAGTTCGTTTCGTGAACGAGCAAGGACTAGCGGAAGCTGGTATTGACCAAGATGGAGTATTTAAAGAATTTTTAGAGGAGACAATAAAAAAAGTTTTCGATCCATCGTTAAATTTGTTTAAAGTCACTAGCGAAAATCGACTTTATCCATCTCCAACATCTTCTATGCAAGACAATCACTTGCAACTTTTTGAATTTGTTGGTCGCATGTTGGGTAAAGCGGTATATGAA GGCATTGTTGTAGATGTACCTTTCGCATCGTTCTTTGTTTCCCAATTTTCTGGGCAAACTGGAGGTGCATTGTATAGTTGGTTGGACGAGTTGGCTTCTTTAGATAGAGACTTATATCGAAGTCTTACTCTCGTAAAGCATTATAAAGGTGATGTTAGACAATTAGAATTAACTTTCTCTCTTGATGAAGACGTTTTAGGCAAATTAGTTACGCACGAATTGATTCCTGGCGGACGAGCGGTGCCGGTCACCAACGAAAATAAAATCAATTACATACACTTAATGGCTCATTTCAGAATGCACATGCAAATAAAAGATCAGACGGCTGCTTTTATCAAAGGATTCCGTTCTATAATTAATCCCGAATGGTTGGCATTGTTCTCAACTCCAGAA TTACAAAGGTTAATTTCGGGTGATAATGTTCCATTAGATTTACGAGACCTGCGAAGGCACACGCAATACTATGGCGGTTTCCATGATAGTCATCGCGTAGTATGTTGGTTGTGGGATATTTTGGAGAAAGATTTTTCTGAAGAAGAAAGAGGTTTATTTTTGAAG TTCGTCACAAGCTGCTCAAAATCGCCTCTGTTGGGTTTCGCACACTTAGAGCCACCATTTTCGATTCGTTGCGTTGAGGTTGGCGATGACGAGGATACGGGTGATACAATCG GTAGCGTGATAAGGGGATTTTTTACGATTCGTAAGAAAGATCCGCAGAATCGCTTACCTACATCGTCTACATGTTTTAATCTTCTTAAATTACCAAATTACCAAAAGAAAAGTACCTTACGGGAGAAGCTGCGTTACGCTGTCACTAGTAACACGGGCTTCGAACTTTCGTAA
- the LOC143426490 gene encoding ubiquitin-protein ligase E3B isoform X2: MFKAEEPSKDSFLQQMKAAREERAHEKDREAAVILIQAYVRGWLTRKRILEEFDTNFLNDGDDTNIKLKPALDVYKIIFKFLYVYKKDKVQERIEKLCRYLVLTLDSESPEISYVGLVLNKDRYISWISQMKKILLNCLTGLENLKPERVTDHKSIHLRLHTLVSFTSPGTWAIQKVEGMEKLKAGMNQLCANIMGHLVNKGFYPIMKTFLVKGLGRVDIALKPIALSAAVTLALRPLISSQMSDKLVSLFLINIFSVPALVYHLNNISSVCISSFIANNLFARSLELLNSEQNLRIVFNALEGSYALCLLANLIQLANIERDEVLKELYFPSFTFVVTKMLEACQQYVVAKQSNLTHWHPILGWLAQKVDTSLQEPIPYVKTQLACLWTGRIVSQLIGQPLTELIEKEIPPPVEQQSTSVGTNIFRRAFLEARTNKNNSTKTYRKLGSPETTRIALICSLYQIALHTLTQMKMEILTGLCYQDKILYHMYLFLGTLGPHCGLKAFLDHLAANTKCTAPEFQMLILFSDCMTHYVTILDDMEMYEQQDPFKLSDFVTISYFLNQFLYKAVLNNLFDVPDVKSVPNNPLFTSLHTLLMAIYRRDCRRTFCPDRHWLAKLIRVSGFLADLEKGRRGAALLLSKMPHVIPHSERVVLFRKHVANEKAVLGLTESACNSTPTTLIVVHRTRIVEDGYRQLAMLPSQALKGVIRVRFVNEQGLAEAGIDQDGVFKEFLEETIKKVFDPSLNLFKVTSENRLYPSPTSSMQDNHLQLFEFVGRMLGKAVYEGIVVDVPFASFFVSQFSGQTGGALYSWLDELASLDRDLYRSLTLVKHYKGDVRQLELTFSLDEDVLGKLVTHELIPGGRAVPVTNENKINYIHLMAHFRMHMQIKDQTAAFIKGFRSIINPEWLALFSTPELQRLISGDNVPLDLRDLRRHTQYYGGFHDSHRVVCWLWDILEKDFSEEERGLFLKFVTSCSKSPLLGFAHLEPPFSIRCVEVGDDEDTGDTIGSVIRGFFTIRKKDPQNRLPTSSTCFNLLKLPNYQKKSTLREKLRYAVTSNTGFELS, from the exons ATGTTCAAAGCTGAGGAGCCGTCCAAAGACAGCTTCCTTCAGCAAATGAAGGCCGCTAGGGAAGAAAGGGCCCACGAGAAAGACAGAGAGGCTGCTGTCATCCTAATACAGGCTTACGTTAGGGGATGGTTGACCCGTAAAAGAATATT AGAAGAATTTGATACGAATTTTCTCAATGATGGTGATGATACAAATATAAAGTTAAAACCTGCTCTGGATGTATACAagattatttttaaatttttgtatGTATATAAAAAAGACAAAGTTCAAGAAAGAATAGAAAAATTGTGTAG GTATTTAGTATTGACTTTAGATTCAGAGTCCCCAGAAATTTCTTATGTAGGACTCGTATTGAACAAAGATCGCTACATATCATGGATATCGCAGATGAAAAAGATATTATTGAATTGTCTGACTGGTTTGGAAAATCTGAAACCAGAAAGAGTAACTGACCACAAATCCATCCATTTAAGATTACATACGTTAGTTAGTTTCACATCACCAGGAACATGGGCGATTCAAAAAGTGGAAGGAATGGAGAAGCTCAAAGCTGGTATGAATCAGCTTTGTGCCAATATAATGGGCCACCTAGTCAACAAAGGGTTCTATCCCATTATGAAA ACTTTTCTAGTGAAGGGATTGGGTAGAGTGGACATTGCTTTAAAACCAATCGCACTTTCAGCTGCGGTTACATTAGCACTAAGACCTTTAATCTCCTCTCAGATGTCGGATAAATTGGTGTCAttgtttttaattaatattttcagtGTACCTGCATTGGTTTATCATCTGAACAATATATCATCAGTA tgTATTTCATCATTTATTGCAAACAATTTATTTGCAAGAAGTCTGGAATTATTAAACTCTGAACAAAATTTAAGAATAGTTTTTAATGCTCTGGAAGGTAGTTATGCATTGTGTTTGTTAGCCAATTTAATACAGTTGGCTAATATTGAGAGAGATGAAGTCTTAAAAGAGCTATATTTTCCATCCTTCACG TTTGTTGTTACCAAAATGTTAGAAGCATGTCAGCAATATGTAGTAGCCAAACAAAGTAATTTAACACACTGGCACCCCATTCTTGGATGGCTTGCACAAAAGGTTGATACATCTTTACAAGAACCTATTCCATATGTAAAAACACAGTTAGCCTGTCTGTGGACAGGAAGGATAGTTTCACAATTGATCG GTCAACCTTTAACAGAACTTATTGAAAAGGAGATACCACCACCAGTAGAACAACAGAGTACATCTGTTGGAACAAACATTTTTAGAAGAGCATTTTTGGAAGCCCgtacaaataaaaataatagcacCAAAACTTATCGAAAATTGGGAAGTCCAGAAACTACTAGGATAGCTTTAATTTGTTCACTTTATCAGATTGCTTTACATACGCTTACACAGATGAAGATGGAAATATTGACTG GTCTGTGTTATCAAGATAAAATTTTGTACCATATGTATCTATTTCTGGGAACACTGGGTCCACATTGTGGCTTGAAAGCATTTTTGGACCATTTAGCTGCTAATACAAAATGTACAGCACCTGAATTTCAAATGTTGATATTATTCTCTGATTGTATGACGCACTACGTCAC AATTTTAGATGATATGGAAATGTACGAACAACAAGATCCATTCAAACTTAGCGACTTTGTAACAATATCGTATTTTTTAAACCAATTTTTATACAAAGCAGTGCTTAATAACTTGTTTG ATGTTCCAGACGTGAAATCGGTTCCTAATAATCCTCTGTTTACCTCCCTCCATACACTTTTAATGGCAATCTACCGACGGGACTGTAGGCGGACCTTCTGTCCGGATAGGCACTGGTTGGCAAAGTTAA TTCGAGTGTCTGGGTTTCTGGCAGATTTGGAGAAAGGCAGGCGAGGCGCAGCTCTTCTCCTTTCTAAAATGCCTCATGTTATTCCACATTCGGAACGCGTGGTACTATTTCGCAAACATGTCGCaaacgaaaaagcagttttgggTTTAACGGAAAGCGCTTGCAATAGTACCCCGACGACGCTTATCGTTGTTCACAG AACACGTATAGTGGAGGATGGATATCGGCAATTGGCGATGTTGCCTTCTCAAGCGCTTAAAGGCGTGATTAGAGTTCGTTTCGTGAACGAGCAAGGACTAGCGGAAGCTGGTATTGACCAAGATGGAGTATTTAAAGAATTTTTAGAGGAGACAATAAAAAAAGTTTTCGATCCATCGTTAAATTTGTTTAAAGTCACTAGCGAAAATCGACTTTATCCATCTCCAACATCTTCTATGCAAGACAATCACTTGCAACTTTTTGAATTTGTTGGTCGCATGTTGGGTAAAGCGGTATATGAA GGCATTGTTGTAGATGTACCTTTCGCATCGTTCTTTGTTTCCCAATTTTCTGGGCAAACTGGAGGTGCATTGTATAGTTGGTTGGACGAGTTGGCTTCTTTAGATAGAGACTTATATCGAAGTCTTACTCTCGTAAAGCATTATAAAGGTGATGTTAGACAATTAGAATTAACTTTCTCTCTTGATGAAGACGTTTTAGGCAAATTAGTTACGCACGAATTGATTCCTGGCGGACGAGCGGTGCCGGTCACCAACGAAAATAAAATCAATTACATACACTTAATGGCTCATTTCAGAATGCACATGCAAATAAAAGATCAGACGGCTGCTTTTATCAAAGGATTCCGTTCTATAATTAATCCCGAATGGTTGGCATTGTTCTCAACTCCAGAA TTACAAAGGTTAATTTCGGGTGATAATGTTCCATTAGATTTACGAGACCTGCGAAGGCACACGCAATACTATGGCGGTTTCCATGATAGTCATCGCGTAGTATGTTGGTTGTGGGATATTTTGGAGAAAGATTTTTCTGAAGAAGAAAGAGGTTTATTTTTGAAG TTCGTCACAAGCTGCTCAAAATCGCCTCTGTTGGGTTTCGCACACTTAGAGCCACCATTTTCGATTCGTTGCGTTGAGGTTGGCGATGACGAGGATACGGGTGATACAATCG GTAGCGTGATAAGGGGATTTTTTACGATTCGTAAGAAAGATCCGCAGAATCGCTTACCTACATCGTCTACATGTTTTAATCTTCTTAAATTACCAAATTACCAAAAGAAAAGTACCTTACGGGAGAAGCTGCGTTACGCTGTCACTAGTAACACGGGCTTCGAACTTTCGTAA
- the LOC143426490 gene encoding ubiquitin-protein ligase E3B isoform X1 yields the protein MFKAEEPSKDSFLQQMKAAREERAHEKDREAAVILIQAYVRGWLTRKRILEEFDTNFLNDGDDTNIKLKPALDVYKIIFKFLYVYKKDKVQERIEKLCRYLVLTLDSESPEISYVGLVLNKDRYISWISQMKKILLNCLTGLENLKPERVTDHKSIHLRLHTLVSFTSPGTWAIQKVEGMEKLKAGMNQLCANIMGHLVNKGFYPIMKTFLVKGLGRVDIALKPIALSAAVTLALRPLISSQMSDKLVSLFLINIFSVPALVYHLNNISSVCISSFIANNLFARSLELLNSEQNLRIVFNALEGSYALCLLANLIQLANIERDEVLKELYFPSFTFVVTKMLEACQQYVVAKQSNLTHWHPILGWLAQKVDTSLQEPIPYVKTQLACLWTGRIVSQLIGQPLTELIEKEIPPPVEQQSTSVGTNIFRRAFLEARTNKNNSTKTYRKLGSPETTRIALICSLYQIALHTLTQMKMEILTGLCYQDKILYHMYLFLGTLGPHCGLKAFLDHLAANTKCTAPEFQMLILFSDCMTHYVTILDDMEMYEQQDPFKLSDFVTISYFLNQFLYKAVLNNLFVLDVPDVKSVPNNPLFTSLHTLLMAIYRRDCRRTFCPDRHWLAKLIRVSGFLADLEKGRRGAALLLSKMPHVIPHSERVVLFRKHVANEKAVLGLTESACNSTPTTLIVVHRTRIVEDGYRQLAMLPSQALKGVIRVRFVNEQGLAEAGIDQDGVFKEFLEETIKKVFDPSLNLFKVTSENRLYPSPTSSMQDNHLQLFEFVGRMLGKAVYEGIVVDVPFASFFVSQFSGQTGGALYSWLDELASLDRDLYRSLTLVKHYKGDVRQLELTFSLDEDVLGKLVTHELIPGGRAVPVTNENKINYIHLMAHFRMHMQIKDQTAAFIKGFRSIINPEWLALFSTPELQRLISGDNVPLDLRDLRRHTQYYGGFHDSHRVVCWLWDILEKDFSEEERGLFLKFVTSCSKSPLLGFAHLEPPFSIRCVEVGDDEDTGDTIGSVIRGFFTIRKKDPQNRLPTSSTCFNLLKLPNYQKKSTLREKLRYAVTSNTGFELS from the exons ATGTTCAAAGCTGAGGAGCCGTCCAAAGACAGCTTCCTTCAGCAAATGAAGGCCGCTAGGGAAGAAAGGGCCCACGAGAAAGACAGAGAGGCTGCTGTCATCCTAATACAGGCTTACGTTAGGGGATGGTTGACCCGTAAAAGAATATT AGAAGAATTTGATACGAATTTTCTCAATGATGGTGATGATACAAATATAAAGTTAAAACCTGCTCTGGATGTATACAagattatttttaaatttttgtatGTATATAAAAAAGACAAAGTTCAAGAAAGAATAGAAAAATTGTGTAG GTATTTAGTATTGACTTTAGATTCAGAGTCCCCAGAAATTTCTTATGTAGGACTCGTATTGAACAAAGATCGCTACATATCATGGATATCGCAGATGAAAAAGATATTATTGAATTGTCTGACTGGTTTGGAAAATCTGAAACCAGAAAGAGTAACTGACCACAAATCCATCCATTTAAGATTACATACGTTAGTTAGTTTCACATCACCAGGAACATGGGCGATTCAAAAAGTGGAAGGAATGGAGAAGCTCAAAGCTGGTATGAATCAGCTTTGTGCCAATATAATGGGCCACCTAGTCAACAAAGGGTTCTATCCCATTATGAAA ACTTTTCTAGTGAAGGGATTGGGTAGAGTGGACATTGCTTTAAAACCAATCGCACTTTCAGCTGCGGTTACATTAGCACTAAGACCTTTAATCTCCTCTCAGATGTCGGATAAATTGGTGTCAttgtttttaattaatattttcagtGTACCTGCATTGGTTTATCATCTGAACAATATATCATCAGTA tgTATTTCATCATTTATTGCAAACAATTTATTTGCAAGAAGTCTGGAATTATTAAACTCTGAACAAAATTTAAGAATAGTTTTTAATGCTCTGGAAGGTAGTTATGCATTGTGTTTGTTAGCCAATTTAATACAGTTGGCTAATATTGAGAGAGATGAAGTCTTAAAAGAGCTATATTTTCCATCCTTCACG TTTGTTGTTACCAAAATGTTAGAAGCATGTCAGCAATATGTAGTAGCCAAACAAAGTAATTTAACACACTGGCACCCCATTCTTGGATGGCTTGCACAAAAGGTTGATACATCTTTACAAGAACCTATTCCATATGTAAAAACACAGTTAGCCTGTCTGTGGACAGGAAGGATAGTTTCACAATTGATCG GTCAACCTTTAACAGAACTTATTGAAAAGGAGATACCACCACCAGTAGAACAACAGAGTACATCTGTTGGAACAAACATTTTTAGAAGAGCATTTTTGGAAGCCCgtacaaataaaaataatagcacCAAAACTTATCGAAAATTGGGAAGTCCAGAAACTACTAGGATAGCTTTAATTTGTTCACTTTATCAGATTGCTTTACATACGCTTACACAGATGAAGATGGAAATATTGACTG GTCTGTGTTATCAAGATAAAATTTTGTACCATATGTATCTATTTCTGGGAACACTGGGTCCACATTGTGGCTTGAAAGCATTTTTGGACCATTTAGCTGCTAATACAAAATGTACAGCACCTGAATTTCAAATGTTGATATTATTCTCTGATTGTATGACGCACTACGTCAC AATTTTAGATGATATGGAAATGTACGAACAACAAGATCCATTCAAACTTAGCGACTTTGTAACAATATCGTATTTTTTAAACCAATTTTTATACAAAGCAGTGCTTAATAACTTGTTTG TTTTAGATGTTCCAGACGTGAAATCGGTTCCTAATAATCCTCTGTTTACCTCCCTCCATACACTTTTAATGGCAATCTACCGACGGGACTGTAGGCGGACCTTCTGTCCGGATAGGCACTGGTTGGCAAAGTTAA TTCGAGTGTCTGGGTTTCTGGCAGATTTGGAGAAAGGCAGGCGAGGCGCAGCTCTTCTCCTTTCTAAAATGCCTCATGTTATTCCACATTCGGAACGCGTGGTACTATTTCGCAAACATGTCGCaaacgaaaaagcagttttgggTTTAACGGAAAGCGCTTGCAATAGTACCCCGACGACGCTTATCGTTGTTCACAG AACACGTATAGTGGAGGATGGATATCGGCAATTGGCGATGTTGCCTTCTCAAGCGCTTAAAGGCGTGATTAGAGTTCGTTTCGTGAACGAGCAAGGACTAGCGGAAGCTGGTATTGACCAAGATGGAGTATTTAAAGAATTTTTAGAGGAGACAATAAAAAAAGTTTTCGATCCATCGTTAAATTTGTTTAAAGTCACTAGCGAAAATCGACTTTATCCATCTCCAACATCTTCTATGCAAGACAATCACTTGCAACTTTTTGAATTTGTTGGTCGCATGTTGGGTAAAGCGGTATATGAA GGCATTGTTGTAGATGTACCTTTCGCATCGTTCTTTGTTTCCCAATTTTCTGGGCAAACTGGAGGTGCATTGTATAGTTGGTTGGACGAGTTGGCTTCTTTAGATAGAGACTTATATCGAAGTCTTACTCTCGTAAAGCATTATAAAGGTGATGTTAGACAATTAGAATTAACTTTCTCTCTTGATGAAGACGTTTTAGGCAAATTAGTTACGCACGAATTGATTCCTGGCGGACGAGCGGTGCCGGTCACCAACGAAAATAAAATCAATTACATACACTTAATGGCTCATTTCAGAATGCACATGCAAATAAAAGATCAGACGGCTGCTTTTATCAAAGGATTCCGTTCTATAATTAATCCCGAATGGTTGGCATTGTTCTCAACTCCAGAA TTACAAAGGTTAATTTCGGGTGATAATGTTCCATTAGATTTACGAGACCTGCGAAGGCACACGCAATACTATGGCGGTTTCCATGATAGTCATCGCGTAGTATGTTGGTTGTGGGATATTTTGGAGAAAGATTTTTCTGAAGAAGAAAGAGGTTTATTTTTGAAG TTCGTCACAAGCTGCTCAAAATCGCCTCTGTTGGGTTTCGCACACTTAGAGCCACCATTTTCGATTCGTTGCGTTGAGGTTGGCGATGACGAGGATACGGGTGATACAATCG GTAGCGTGATAAGGGGATTTTTTACGATTCGTAAGAAAGATCCGCAGAATCGCTTACCTACATCGTCTACATGTTTTAATCTTCTTAAATTACCAAATTACCAAAAGAAAAGTACCTTACGGGAGAAGCTGCGTTACGCTGTCACTAGTAACACGGGCTTCGAACTTTCGTAA
- the Prp19 gene encoding pre-mRNA processing factor 19, translating to MALSCAISNEVPEHPVVSPVSGSIFEKRLIEKYLAENGVDPITGKELTADQLIDIKTTAIVKPKPPSATSIPAILKILQDEWDAVMLHSFTLRQQLQTARQELSHALYQHDAACRVIARLTKEVTAAREALATLKPQAGIVQATTIPQPALAVEAGGTAAQPMEAGITEDVIQKLQERATVLTQERKRRGRSVPEDLLPQDSIRAFQTLASHPGLHSASVPGILALDIHSADTSKILTGGADKNATVFNKDTEQVVAILKGHTKKVTRVIYHPEEDIVMTASPDTTIRVWNVGTSQTTLLLKVHDAPVTGLSLHPTGDYLLSSSLDQHWAFSDIRTGRSLTKVAGEMSQPLTTAQFHPDGLIFGTGTQDSQVKIWDLKEQSNVANFPGHSGPITAISFSENGYYLATAAEDSCVKLWDLRKLKNFKTLQLEESYEVKDICFDQSGTYLAVAGTDVRVYLCKQWQELKVLNDHTAAATGVRFGKHAQYIASTSMDRTLKLYGLP from the exons ATGGCGCTTTCTTGTGCGA TTTCTAACGAAGTTCCGGAGCATCCGGTTGTATCGCCAGTGTCTGGCTCTATATTTGAGAAACGATTAATCGAGAAATATTTAGCAGAAAATGGAGTTGATCCCATAACTGGAAAGGAATTAACTGCAGATCAGCTTATCGACATTAAAA CTACAGCAATAGTTAAACCTAAGCCACCCAGCGCTACGTCAATTCCAGCTATATTGAAAATATTACAAGATGAATGGGATGCTGTTATGTTACATTCATTTACACTTAGGCAACAACTTCAGACAGCTAGGCAGGAACTGTCTCATGCTTTATATCAGCATGACGCAGCATGTCGTGTGATTGCTAGATTGACTAAAGAAGTAACAGCAGCTAGAGAGGCGTTGGCTACCTTGAAGCCTCAAGCTGGAATTGTTCAAGCTACTACCATTCCACAACCT GCACTTGCAGTGGAAGCCGGTGGTACAGCAGCTCAGCCTATGGAAGCTGGTATTACTGAGGATGTAATCCAGAAACTGCAGGAAAGGGCAACGGTACTCACtcaagaaaggaagcgtcgtggACGTTCAGTTCCTGAAGACTTGCTTCCACAAGACAGTATTCGTGCATTTCAAACACTTGCATCACATCCT GGTCTCCATTCAGCCAGTGTACCCGGTATTCTCGCACTTGATATACACAGTGCAGATACTAGTAAAATCTTAACTGGTGGTGCTGATAAAAATGCTACAGTATTTAATAAAGATACAGAACAAGTTGTTGCGATATTAAAAGGACATACAAAGAAg GTTACTAGAGTAATTTATCATCCAGAGGAGGATATAGTAATGACTGCATCGCCTgatactacgatacgtgtatGGAATGTTGGGACTAGTCAAACAACTTTATTATTGAAAGTTCACGATGCTCCCGTGACTGGATTGTCCTTACATCCAACAGGCGATTATTTATTAAGTTCGTCCTTGGATCAACATTGGGCATTCTCTGATATACGCACTGGTAGATCGTTAACTAAG GTTGCTGGAGAAATGAGCCAACCTTTGACCACGGCACAATTCCATCCTGATGGGTTAATCTTTGGCACCGGTACTCAGGATTCCCAAGTGAAAATTTGGGACTTGAAGGAACAATCGAATGTAGCTAATTTCCCGGGTCACTCGGGTCCAATTACGGCGATTAGCTTCTCCGAGAATGGTTACTACTTAGCTACCGCTGCTGAAGATTCTTGCGTGAAACTCTGGGATTTGCGTAAACTAAAGAACTTTAAAACTCTTCAGTTAGAAGAATCATACGAAGTTAAAGATATTTGTTTCGATCAAAGTGGAACCTATTTGGCAGTAGCTGGAACGGACGTGAG AGTGTATTTATGTAAACAGTGGCAAGAACTGAAAGTGCTTAACGACCATACAGCAGCTGCGACTGGTGTTCGTTTCGGAAAACATGCACAGTATATAGCGTCGACCAGTATGGACAGAACGTTAAAACTTTATGGATTACCTTAA